Genomic window (Paenibacillus sp. 37):
ATCTATGTCTATAATTCTATTTCGTTTTGACTCACTTCAAAACCATCACGCAACTATATCAGCGGAGTCTTCATTGGAGTGCCTGGTTTACGCGGATACTTATATGGTGTCTTATCAAATTTCTGAATCAGAATGATGTGACGCTCTGATTCTTCAACCGGCAGCTGGAAAGGATGAACGGCCTTAACCCGTCCTTTCAGCTGATTGAAGCTGAACTCCGCTTCCTTCATTTCTTCACGCGGATCTCCGCCCTTCATGGCAGCGAATATTCCACTTTTACGAACAAAAGGAAGACAGAATTCATTTAGCACAGCCAGCTTGGCTACTGCACGCGCCGTAACAAGATCGTAGCTGTCACGATACCCTTCTTTGCGTGCAATCTCTTCAGCACGTCCATGGACCAATTCCACATCAGTCAGGCCAAGGATATCTACCACATGCTGCAGAAAGCCAATACGTTTATTTAATGAATCAATGATCGTCAGCTTAATATGCGGGAAACAGATTTTCAGTGGCAATCCCGGAAAACCTGCTCCTGATCCAATATCAGCAAGCTTATTCACTTTGGTCATGTCTGTATAAAAGGCCAACGATACCGAATCATAGAAATGTTTTGTATACACTTGCTCCCGATCCGTTATGCCCGTCAGATTCATCTTTTCATTCCAGGATACCAGTTCCTGATAATACAGTTCGAATTGCTCCAACTGGAGTTCGCCCAGCTCTAATCCATGTTTCTTTAAGCGCCGCTGCAGTTGCTGTTGAATATCGTCCATTATTGTCCCCTTGCTGCGGTTACACGGTTATAATGCTCCAGGTAGACCAGCAGAATGGAGATGTCGGCAGGAGTAACTCCAGCAATACGAGAAGCCTGACCAATCGAGATTGGACGAATCATAGTGAGCTTCTGTTTGGCTTCCATAGCAAGACCATGAATCTCATCATATACGATAGTGTCCGGAATTTTCTTTTTCTCCATCTTTTGCAAACGTTCCACGTGGATCAACTGTTTCTCAATATAACCCGCATATTTAATTTGTATTTCCACTTGTTCTTTCATATCTGCTGTCAGTTCTACCTCAGATGGTGAGAGCTGTTCAATCAGTTCATACCCCAGCTCCGGGCGGCGCAGCAAGGTAAGCAACGTACTACCATCCTGAATAGGTGTAGATCCGTACTCTTCCAGCTTGGCATTCACTTCAACCGGGCGAGCTTTAGCCACTTTCAGACGTGCAACTTCCTGCTCGACTTTCGCCTTTTTATCCAGGAATTTCGCATAACGCTCTTCAGGGATCAGGCCAATGTCATGTCCAATTTCCGTCAAACGCATATCTGCATTATCATGGCGAAGCAACAGACGATACTCAGCGCGTGAAGTCAACAGACGATACGGTTCATTTGTACCCTTTGTCACCAGATCATCAATCAGCACGCCAATATAACCTTGGGAACGATCCAGTATTACCGGCTCTTTCCCCTGTACTTTGAGTGCAGCGTTGATTCCAGCCATAACACCTTGTCCTGCTGCTTCTTCATAGCCGGAGGTACCATTAATCTGACCCGCCGTAAACAGACCTGGTAGACGTTTAGTTTCCAGTGATGGCCACAATTGTGTAGGCACCATCGCATCGTATTCAATCGCATAACCGTTACGCATCATTTCCACTTTTTCCATACCTGGAATTGAACGCAGCATAGCCAGTTGGACGTCTTCTGGCATACTCGTAGACAACCCCTGTACGTAATACTCGGATGTGTTCTTACCTTCCGGCTCAAGGAATATCTGATGTTTCGGCTTGTCGCTGAAACGAACAATTTTATCTTCAATGGAAGGGCAATAACGTGGTCCGGTTCCTTCAATAAGCCCCGAGAACATCGGAGCACGATGCAGATTATCATTAATAATCTGATGTGTATCCACAGATGTATACGTCAACCAGCAAGGCAACTGCTCATTATCGGAAGATTCTGTTTCATAGGAAAAGAACTTCGGCTTGTCATCACCAGGCTGAATTTCGGTTTTGCTAAAGTCAATTGTATCCTTATGCACACGTGGCGGTGTACCCGTTTTGAAACGAACCAGGTCAAAGCCCAGTTCACGCAGATTCTCTGACAATTTAAGAGAGGGTTGTTGATTGTTCGGTCCACTCTCATACATCAACTCACCCATGATCACTTTACCTCGCAAGTATGTGCCTGTTGTCAGAACGACTGCTTTGGCCCGATACTCTGTTCCGGTCTGAGTCACAACGCCTACACATTTTCCATCTTCAACAATCAGTCGATCAACCATACCCTGACGCATTGTCAGATTACGTTCATTCTCCATCGTTTCCTTCATTTTATGCTGGTAGGAGAATTTATCTGCCTGAGCACGAAGCGCGTGAACAGCAGGCCCTTTGCCCGTGTTAAGCATTCGCATCTGAATAAAGGTTTTATCGATATTCCGTCCCATTTCTCCACCAAGTGCATCAATCTCGCGTACAACATGTCCTTTGGCCGGTCCCCCAATAGATGGGTTACAAGGCATAAAGGCCACCATGTCCAGATTGATCGTAATCATTAGTGTTTTGGACCCCATACGAGCTGCGGCCAGCGCGGATTCCACACCAGCATGTCCTGCACCAACGACGATTACATCATAACTGCCGCCATCAAAAGCCATTCCCGTTTACCTCCTTATTCCGCTGCATTTGGTGTAACTCACACAGACGGATCATGTTCTACAATAATGAGACTACTTCTAACCGTTCATCGGAACTTGCATTCCTATCTATATGAAACCAACACGTAATGGCTACAATATCATTCTATCCTTTGACAACAGGCAGAAATTGTACCTTTCTATCATACACCACGATTTAAGTCAATCGGCAGTATATTTTTTTACTTTCCTAGACAGAACTGGGAGAAAATCTGATCAATTAATGCATCATGTGCTGTATCCCCAACAATCTCGCCCAAATGCTCCCACGCCAAACGAACATCAATCTGTATCATATCGATTGGAATGAACTGCTCTGCTGCTTCATAGGCATCAACCAGGGACTGCTTCGCTTTCTTGAGCAAAGCAATATGACGCACATTACTGACATAGGTCAGGTCTGCGGACTCCAGTTTACCACTGAAGAATAGCGTAGAGATGGCATCTTCCAGTCGATCCACACCCAGATCATCTTTCACCGACATCGGTACAAGCCGTTCTTCCGGAATGTAACGAAGCAGCACGTCACGTTCCACCTGTGGCGTTAAGTCCATTTTATTCATAATGATTATCGATTGTCTACCGCGGATTTGTTCCAATAATTCAATCTCATCGGGATGAAGTGGCTCCGCAGCATTCACAACCATTAAGATCAGATCGGCTTCACTTACCGCAGAGCGAGAGCGTTCTACCCCGATCTTCTCTACAACGTCCATTGTTTCCCGGATTCCTGCCGTATCCAGCAACTTCAGTGGGATATTATTGATCGTAATGAATTCCTCGATCACATCACGAGTTGTTCCTGGAATGTCCGTGACGATAGCCCGATTATCTTGAGCGAGTGTGTTCATTAATGAGGATTTACCTACGTTAGGTCGTCCAACGATAGCCGTCGTGATACCTTCTCGCAGGATCTTTCCTTGCTCTGCTGTAGTCAGCAATTTATCAATTTCAGTCATAACGTGACTGGACTTTTCTTTAATAAAATCAGACGTTAACGACTCCACATCATGCTCGGGATAATCGATATTCACTTCAATATGAGCCAGTGTTTCCACCAGTGTATATCGTAGATCACGCAATTTGGAGGATAGTTTGCCTTCAACCTGTTTCAATGCAACCGAGAAAGCTCTGTCCGATTTGGAACGAATAAGATCCATGACACCTTCAGCCTGAGACAGGTCAATCCGCCCATTAAGGAAAGCACGCTTTGTGAATTCACCGGGTTCAGCCAGACGAATATCAAGCTGCAACAACAGGTCCATGACCCGTTTTACAGACACTACACCGCCATGCGCACTGATCTCCACGACATCTTCTGTTGTGAACGAGCGTGGTGCTCGCATGACCGTAACCAATACTTCCTCAATCTTTTCCCCATTAACGGAATCTATGATATGACCATAATGAACCGTGTGAGATGCTGCCTGAGTTAAAGGGGTTTTGCTGCGAAAAATCTTTTCCGTCTCCGACACTGCTTCCGGGCCGCTGACCCGGATCACGGCGATACCCGCCTCTCCGACAGCCGTTGATATCGCTGTGATCGTATCACTGATCATGGTTATCTCTCCTTGCTCTATTTTAAAATTGCCGTCCCTTTAGGGACGCCATATCCATTTTCAAATCTATTGATGATATATCATATGACATGCTGCTTATCGTATTAAGTTCACTCTTTACTTGTTCTACGCACCTTATCAAATTGCTTCTGTACGAAAAAAGCAATGGCTTCTGCACCGGGCAGGAAGCCATTGCGTCTTCAATTTCGTGTTATTTCGTCGTAATAACCACACGCCGATTAGGCTCCTCGCCCTTACTTAACGTCTTAATCTGCGGGTGATTTTGCAGTTTTGCATGGATGACTTTTCGTTCGAGCGGTGGCATTGGCTCCAGTACAACTTCCTTACCGGTACGGATTGCTTGCCCAGCCAACCGTTCAGCCAGATCCTCCAGTGTCTTCCGCCGACGTTGACGGAAATTCTCCGCGTCGAGCACAATTCGAACGAAGCTTTCCGAATATCGGTTCGCTACAATGTTCGTTAGATACTGAAGCGCATCCAGCGTCTGTCCACGTCTGCCAATAATCATGCCCAGATCTTCGCCGGCAATATTGAAGATATGTCCATCCCGCTGTTTTTTGATATGCACTTCAACATCCAGTCCCATACCTGCTGCGACCTCTTTCAAGAAAGCAGCCGCTTCTTCATAGGGATTTTTAGCTGCAACATCCTCAAGTAATGCATCTACCTCAGATTTGTATGCAGCTGGCTTGATCGGCTGTGGAACAACTTCCGGTACAGGCAACAATTTCACTTCAACTTTGGCCGCCCTCACCCCGAACAAACCCAGGAATCCTTTTGACGGCTGCTCTAACACTTGTATCTCGACCTTGTCCCGACTTACGCCAAGCTCGGTCAATCCTTGGTTTACAGCATCTTCAACGGTTTTTCCTGACGTAATGACTTTGGTCATTTCGATTTTTTGGCCCCTTTCGACCCTTTTCCAGAGACGGTCGCTTTGCCACCGTTTTTGCGTTTAGCTCCATTTTTGGAAGAGCTATTCTGCTTCACGTTGACCTCAGCCACGATTTTATCATTATTCCGGTAAAGGAAATAGTTTTGTACGATCGTGTAGATGTTACTGTAGAACCAGTACAGCGGAAGTGCTGACGGGAACTGATAAGACATCACGAAGATCAAAATCGGGTATACCCACAGCATAAACTGCATCGGACCCACTTGCTGTGCAGGGTTCATACGCATCATCATCCATGTTTGAATGAATGTTGTGATGGCAGCCAGCACTGGCAAAATAAACAGGTGATCGGGTGATCCGAGCTGGAGCCACAAGAAATCATGCGTTCTCAGACTGGAGTTTCCGTAAATTGAGTTATAAAGTGCGATGTAAATCGGCATCTGAATGATAAGCGGCAGACAACCGGCCATCGGATTAACTTTGTTCTCCTGGAACAACTTCATTGTTTCTTGCTGAACTTTCTCAGGTGTATCTTTAAACTTCGCTTGAATCTCCTTCAGCTGCGGCTGAATCGCCTGCATAGCTTTGGAGCTACGGACTTGTTTCATTGTTAATGGTAAAATCAATGTCCGTACAATAAGCACCATCACGAGGACGGCCAGTCCATATTCACCGTTGAACCAGTTGGCGAAAGTATCGAGCGCTAGTGAAAACCAATATACAACATTACTTTGCCAGAATGAGCCACTGTTCTTTAGATCTTCCGTAGTAACCCCGGCTCCTTGTGGAGTACATCCGGCGAGTACGGTGACCATTGCAATGACTGCAATGAGGAGAATCCACTTCCCCTTTGATGTCTTCAATCGCGACACTTCATAACCCCTCTCTTAACCAATCCATTCCATCGTAAAATCATACCATAATTAGGAGGACAAATAAACCGAAGCTTACCGCTTGCCCGACTTCAAAAGAGAGCCCTTACGCAGCGCATGCAGCAGGCTTTTTTCCATTTCCTTATAGGGCATGTCCAGTGCACCTTTTCTGACGATAAAAATCAGATCCATCTGCGTGACGATCTCATGCTCATGATGACGAATAATTTCCTTAATCATGCGTCTCATCCGGTTGCGTACGACAGCGTTTCCGATTTTCTTGCTGCATGATACGCCGACCCGAAATTGTTCCGTATCTTTACGGCGACAACCATACACCACGAATTGATGATTGGCAAACGATTTCCCATACCGGTATACGCGGCTAAAGTCCGCCCGGTTTCGTAGACGCAGTCTTTTATACACGGCGCTTCTCCTTGCTGTTCTCCACCAATGTTATTGACGGAGGCCTCATTACTGATTTAGTATAGGCTTTCTTGAATGACGGTAAACCGTCTTGGCGACAACTTCATTTGGGATGATGGTTGAACGGCCATATGAGCCACACAAGCATTCATCCGGGATGATAGTAGATCGGACATTTAACCGAACCAACATTCATCTCTATATAAGGTAAGTTTTCGAAAATGGAAAACTCACTCAACATACATAGATGTATATTCAGAGCTTTTTCGCAGACCATTCAGACCTGATCTGTACCAGCATCTAGTCTGAAATGATCCAAATTAAGAAAAAAAAGACCACCTCGGTGGTCTTCAATGCATTAAGCACTCAGGTTTTTACGGCCTTTAAGGCGACGTGCGGCCAAAATTTTACGGCCGTTGCTCGTGCTCATTCTTTTCCGGAAACCATGAACTTTTTTACGTTTGCTAACGTTCGGTTTGAATGTAGGTCTCAATGTATTGCACCTCCTCACAAGGAAATACTTATGTGATGAATCACTTTCATCTTCACAGAAAACACCTTTATATATTTAACCATGATCACCTGGAAAAGTCAACTGCATGGCGCAAGGCTTCTCCCTCTTTTATATACACTCTCCATCCCACCCAAAGCAATGACCACAGTCCGTTCACTTCAATACCATTATCAAGCCCCGAAGACAGTCCTGAAAGTTATCCCCAGACCCTGATAAAGATCACCATTTTTCAGCATTTATAGTTATCCACACCCTCCAATACCTGTTATCTCATTTATGACATCCTGTTTGAAGTTATTCACATGTGGATAATGATTATAGGCTATAAATATCGTCGAATTCTAATCCGGTTGTATCCGCTTCAATTAAGGTTTACAAGCTTTTGAGAAAGGTGTAGGATAAAAATCACATCTTGTATACAAGTAGTCCTTTGAAAAAAACAATTAGCCGTTAGCTTGTAGCTACAGACTATGGATTGAACTGAATGTCCAGTCCGCAAAATAGTTATGCTATGATCAGTAATGAACTGATTACTTATTAATAGGAGCGTTAGCCATATGTTATTTCCTTCTTCCTGGCTTCAAGGGGCTTCCCGTGGTGAAGCCATTGCCTGCGAATTAAGGCTGCGGATCATCAGCGGTACCCTTCGACCTGGAGAGATTTTGTCGGAAAACCGAATTGCGGCTGATTTTGACAGCAGTCGTTCACCTGTCCGTGAAGCATTACGAACTTTGTCTAATGAAGGACTGATTCGACTTGAACGTATGGGTGTCGTTGTCATCGGACTACGAATCAAGGATGTCGAAGAATTGTATGATGTCCGTTTCCTGATTGAAAGTTTTGTGCAGCAGCGACTTGCTGGTGATGTCCCAGAATCATTAATCACCCAGCTACGTAACGTGATCGACAAAATGCAACTTGCTGGACGGCATCAGGACGCCGTCGAATTTGCCTATCAGGATCTCGTTTTCCACGAGACCATCATTGAAGCTGCTCAGCATTCCCGTATTTCACATCTATGGAAGAGCATTCGATATGTTGTGATGACCGTGATGCTGCTCACAACGCGCAGAGTTTTTGTTCAAGGCGAGCAGAAAGTAAGCGCTGTAATTGAAAAGCATCGTTTGCTCGTTGAAGCACTTGAATCAGGTGACAAGATGCTCATTCAGGCTGGCGTCCGCACGTATTTTCAAGATTCTGGAAAAACCCTGCACGAAAGCTTTGATTCTTAATCGATGCAAGGCGTTTGCAATCATATCCGTCGTGAATGATTGCGGCTTAACTTGTCGACAAGTATACAAAATACGATTTTGTTTCAAATTCGGGCATGATAAAACTACATTTTTCGCCAACACCTTCTGCGGTACTGGTACACATTTATTTGTTGACGATAATTTCACTTGTAAGCGTTCTATATCAGAAATAAAGGAGCACACACATCATGAGCACTCTTTTTGGACTATCCCACAATGCAACATTATTGGTTTGGACGTTAATTGCGATCATTTTTCTGATCGTTTTGATTTCCAAGTATAAATGGAATCCCTTTATCACCCTGCTGTTGTCCGCATTAATGCTCGGTTTGCTTACAGGCATGAAACCTGCCGACGTGATCTCTTCCATTACCGGGGGACTTGGAGGCACACTTGGAACCATCGCAATTGTTATTGCTCTCGGTACAATGCTTGGTAAGATGATGGCCGAATCAGGCGGTGCCGAGCGCATTGCAACTACATTGGTTGATCGGTTTGGTGTGAAACGTGTGCACTGGGCCATGATGATTGTTGGATTTATCGTGGGTATTCCTGTTTTCTTCGAAGTCGGCGTGATTTTGATGATCCCCATCATTTTCACTGTTGCACGTAAAACCAACATGTCTTTGCTGCAGATTGGTATTCCCATTTTGGCGGGTCTGTCGACTGTACACGGTTTGGTTCCACCCCATCCAGCGCCAATGATTGCAATTGAGGCCTTCAGCGCAGATCTGGGTAAAACCATTTTGTACTCCCTTATTGTTGGTATTCCTACAGCGATTATTGCAGGTCCCTTGTTTGGTAAATTTATTGGTAA
Coding sequences:
- the mnmG gene encoding tRNA uridine-5-carboxymethylaminomethyl(34) synthesis enzyme MnmG; translation: MAFDGGSYDVIVVGAGHAGVESALAAARMGSKTLMITINLDMVAFMPCNPSIGGPAKGHVVREIDALGGEMGRNIDKTFIQMRMLNTGKGPAVHALRAQADKFSYQHKMKETMENERNLTMRQGMVDRLIVEDGKCVGVVTQTGTEYRAKAVVLTTGTYLRGKVIMGELMYESGPNNQQPSLKLSENLRELGFDLVRFKTGTPPRVHKDTIDFSKTEIQPGDDKPKFFSYETESSDNEQLPCWLTYTSVDTHQIINDNLHRAPMFSGLIEGTGPRYCPSIEDKIVRFSDKPKHQIFLEPEGKNTSEYYVQGLSTSMPEDVQLAMLRSIPGMEKVEMMRNGYAIEYDAMVPTQLWPSLETKRLPGLFTAGQINGTSGYEEAAGQGVMAGINAALKVQGKEPVILDRSQGYIGVLIDDLVTKGTNEPYRLLTSRAEYRLLLRHDNADMRLTEIGHDIGLIPEERYAKFLDKKAKVEQEVARLKVAKARPVEVNAKLEEYGSTPIQDGSTLLTLLRRPELGYELIEQLSPSEVELTADMKEQVEIQIKYAGYIEKQLIHVERLQKMEKKKIPDTIVYDEIHGLAMEAKQKLTMIRPISIGQASRIAGVTPADISILLVYLEHYNRVTAARGQ
- the rnpA gene encoding ribonuclease P protein component produces the protein MYKRLRLRNRADFSRVYRYGKSFANHQFVVYGCRRKDTEQFRVGVSCSKKIGNAVVRNRMRRMIKEIIRHHEHEIVTQMDLIFIVRKGALDMPYKEMEKSLLHALRKGSLLKSGKR
- a CDS encoding YidC/Oxa1 family membrane protein insertase; translation: MSRLKTSKGKWILLIAVIAMVTVLAGCTPQGAGVTTEDLKNSGSFWQSNVVYWFSLALDTFANWFNGEYGLAVLVMVLIVRTLILPLTMKQVRSSKAMQAIQPQLKEIQAKFKDTPEKVQQETMKLFQENKVNPMAGCLPLIIQMPIYIALYNSIYGNSSLRTHDFLWLQLGSPDHLFILPVLAAITTFIQTWMMMRMNPAQQVGPMQFMLWVYPILIFVMSYQFPSALPLYWFYSNIYTIVQNYFLYRNNDKIVAEVNVKQNSSSKNGAKRKNGGKATVSGKGSKGAKKSK
- a CDS encoding GntR family transcriptional regulator — its product is MLFPSSWLQGASRGEAIACELRLRIISGTLRPGEILSENRIAADFDSSRSPVREALRTLSNEGLIRLERMGVVVIGLRIKDVEELYDVRFLIESFVQQRLAGDVPESLITQLRNVIDKMQLAGRHQDAVEFAYQDLVFHETIIEAAQHSRISHLWKSIRYVVMTVMLLTTRRVFVQGEQKVSAVIEKHRLLVEALESGDKMLIQAGVRTYFQDSGKTLHESFDS
- the rsmG gene encoding 16S rRNA (guanine(527)-N(7))-methyltransferase RsmG — encoded protein: MDDIQQQLQRRLKKHGLELGELQLEQFELYYQELVSWNEKMNLTGITDREQVYTKHFYDSVSLAFYTDMTKVNKLADIGSGAGFPGLPLKICFPHIKLTIIDSLNKRIGFLQHVVDILGLTDVELVHGRAEEIARKEGYRDSYDLVTARAVAKLAVLNEFCLPFVRKSGIFAAMKGGDPREEMKEAEFSFNQLKGRVKAVHPFQLPVEESERHIILIQKFDKTPYKYPRKPGTPMKTPLI
- the mnmE gene encoding tRNA uridine-5-carboxymethylaminomethyl(34) synthesis GTPase MnmE produces the protein MISDTITAISTAVGEAGIAVIRVSGPEAVSETEKIFRSKTPLTQAASHTVHYGHIIDSVNGEKIEEVLVTVMRAPRSFTTEDVVEISAHGGVVSVKRVMDLLLQLDIRLAEPGEFTKRAFLNGRIDLSQAEGVMDLIRSKSDRAFSVALKQVEGKLSSKLRDLRYTLVETLAHIEVNIDYPEHDVESLTSDFIKEKSSHVMTEIDKLLTTAEQGKILREGITTAIVGRPNVGKSSLMNTLAQDNRAIVTDIPGTTRDVIEEFITINNIPLKLLDTAGIRETMDVVEKIGVERSRSAVSEADLILMVVNAAEPLHPDEIELLEQIRGRQSIIIMNKMDLTPQVERDVLLRYIPEERLVPMSVKDDLGVDRLEDAISTLFFSGKLESADLTYVSNVRHIALLKKAKQSLVDAYEAAEQFIPIDMIQIDVRLAWEHLGEIVGDTAHDALIDQIFSQFCLGK
- the jag gene encoding RNA-binding cell elongation regulator Jag/EloR, which gives rise to MTKVITSGKTVEDAVNQGLTELGVSRDKVEIQVLEQPSKGFLGLFGVRAAKVEVKLLPVPEVVPQPIKPAAYKSEVDALLEDVAAKNPYEEAAAFLKEVAAGMGLDVEVHIKKQRDGHIFNIAGEDLGMIIGRRGQTLDALQYLTNIVANRYSESFVRIVLDAENFRQRRRKTLEDLAERLAGQAIRTGKEVVLEPMPPLERKVIHAKLQNHPQIKTLSKGEEPNRRVVITTK
- the rpmH gene encoding 50S ribosomal protein L34, producing MRPTFKPNVSKRKKVHGFRKRMSTSNGRKILAARRLKGRKNLSA